One segment of Candidatus Obscuribacterales bacterium DNA contains the following:
- a CDS encoding TrkA family potassium uptake protein, which translates to MYVVIGGASMMGLDLATTLLQMGHTIAIVDTNPLACQHAREKIGVMAFEGSAVNTTVLMEAGIRKADAVIASLQDDALNLAMVTLSKHYGVDQIVVRMRDRDFAAPYRLAGATHIISTTELAIARIVNAIEYPQVDAMMHFEQGQVEVLKLSIPQQCYIVGRSVAEVAQDPRFPSGSLIIGYQAHPHEDLIIPNGSTILENGSTILAVTKPHLVRQMIEFMGLCTQDCGSSASILPQASLNGVV; encoded by the coding sequence ATGTACGTTGTGATTGGAGGCGCTAGCATGATGGGGCTAGATCTAGCCACCACCCTACTGCAAATGGGTCATACCATCGCCATCGTGGATACCAATCCCCTTGCTTGCCAACATGCCCGCGAGAAAATTGGCGTCATGGCCTTTGAAGGCAGTGCTGTCAACACCACCGTGCTTATGGAAGCCGGTATCCGCAAAGCCGACGCCGTGATCGCATCCCTACAGGACGATGCCCTCAACCTCGCCATGGTCACCCTTTCTAAACATTATGGCGTCGATCAAATTGTGGTGAGAATGCGCGATCGCGACTTTGCCGCCCCCTACCGCCTCGCCGGAGCCACCCATATCATCAGCACCACCGAGCTAGCGATCGCCCGCATCGTGAACGCTATCGAATATCCCCAAGTGGATGCCATGATGCACTTCGAGCAAGGACAGGTAGAAGTCCTGAAGCTATCGATTCCCCAGCAGTGCTACATCGTCGGGCGCAGCGTTGCAGAAGTCGCCCAGGATCCACGCTTCCCTTCCGGCTCCCTGATCATCGGCTACCAAGCCCACCCCCACGAAGACTTGATTATTCCCAATGGCAGCACCATCCTAGAAAATGGTTCCACCATCCTAGCGGTCACCAAACCTCACCTTGTGCGGCAAATGATTGAATTCATGGGGCTATGTACCCAGGACTGTGGTTCTAGCGCCAGCATCTTGCCCCAAGCTAGTCTGAACGGAGTTGTTTGA